One window of the Camelina sativa cultivar DH55 chromosome 1, Cs, whole genome shotgun sequence genome contains the following:
- the LOC104791627 gene encoding transportin-1-like yields MADKAHVMIELNEKVSLTASKVWPPYYDAHQLQPKDLKDSLPGLIPMLLSAMAYDESLLDEKEDESQPDIDQAHSGDLFNVGNLRARTAKFIGILSDLYGDEILQTLMPLIEVKLSKSDDETWKEREAAVFALGAIAEGCCKIFYTHLLPSMQIVAILLPLLDDKFPLIRSISCWTLSQFGTYVFKEDDDLKNSELFEKALKGLLPKLLDTSNRVQKAACLALITIEEHAGDNLVPHLSVILRHLMRALEMYQRQNLKFVYDGIRALADSVGIDLNEPNYLEILMPPLVSKLQQTSSSDKDVIHLLKCFTSLSEALEVGFAPFALPVFQMSLDIIQQQQLAKVNHAFSGDEYDKRIIVSSLELVSGLAEGLGSGIKSMVSQSNLMDLLLKCCMDETPDVRETAFALMYDLVMVFPLYLQPRMPEFLVIASQQLSGDFTGENLGSANNACKAIGELVFQFGQEVSQIVTNVVSSLGLILQHGEALVVRSATTLLECNTIDLTVNSAITLGILAWIRPDLVPPHMEYSMKAWCKTLATLADDDISKEAAFSGLCEMVKANPSVGCSSVAYICLALASWEEIRNEDLQTEFTRVLNGYKSMLGRNSWADCVSGLDPLVKERLARWYRM; encoded by the exons ATGGCAGACAAGGCACATGTAATGATAGAGCTCAATGAAAAAGTATCTCTTACAGCATCTAAAGTTTG GCCTCCATACTATGACGCtcatcagctgcaaccaaaagACTTAAAGGATTCATTGCCAGGCTTAATTCCA ATGTTGCTTTCAGCCATGGCTTACGATGAATCACTTTTGGATGAAAAG gagGATGAATCTCAACCAGATATAGATCAG GCACATAGTGGTGACTTGTTTAACGTGGGAAATTTAAGAGCACGCACTGCAAAATTTATTGGCATTCTCTCTGATTTATATGGAGATGAAATTCTTCAAACACTCATGCCCCTTATTGag gtaaaattatcaaaatctgATGATGAGACTTGGAAAGAAAGGGAAGCTGCTGTTTTTGCTCTTGGAGCTATTGCTGAAGGATGCTGTAAAATTTTTTACACTCATTTGT TGCCTTCTATGCAGATTGTAgcaatccttcttcctcttttagATGATAAGTTTCCTCTCATACGAAGCATATCGTGCTGGACACTTTCTCAATTTGGCACATATGTTTTTAAG GAAGATGATGATCTGAAGAATTCTGAACTATTTGAGAAAGCTCTTAAGGGTCTTCTTCCCAAACTTTTGGATACAAGCAACCGGGTCCAGAAGGCGGCATGTTTAGCTTTGATAACTATTGAAGAG CATGCTGGGGATAACTTAGTGCCACACCTGAGTGTCATACTACGCCATCTAATGCGCGCTCTTGAAATGTATCAG AGGCAGAACTTAAAGTTTGTTTATGATGGTATTAGAGCACTGGCAGATTCAGTTGGAATCGATCTGAATGAG CCTAATTATCTTGAGATTTTGATGCCCCCACTGGTTTCAAAGTTGCAACAAACTTCAAGTTCAGATAAAGATGTAATTCATTTGCTAAAATGCTTCACATCCCTTTCTGAG GCTTTAGAAGTAGGATTCGCTCCATTTGCTCTACCTGTTTTCCAGATGAGCCTGGATAttatccaacaacaacaactagcTAAG GTTAACCATGCTTTTTCTGGGGATGAATACGACAAAAGAATCATTGTTAGTTCTCTTGAGCTTGTTTCTGGACTTGCTGAAGGACTTGGCAGTGGGATAAAATCTATG GTTTCACAAAGTAATCTAATGGACTTGCTTCTCAAGTGTTGCATGGATGAAACTCCTGATGTCAGAGAAACTGCTTTTGCCCTTATGTATGATCTTGTAATG GTATTTCCGCTTTATCTACAACCCCGCATGCCTGAGTTCCTCGTCATCGCAAGCCAACAACTG AGTGGAGATTTTACTGGAGAAAACCTTGGTTCTGCAAACAATGCTTGTAAAGCAATTGGAGAATTAGTGTTCCAG TTCGGTCAAGAAGTCTCACAAATCGTGACCAATGTCGTCTCTTCCTTAGGCTTGATTCTTCAACATGGAGAG GCATTAGTTGTGAGGAGCGCAACTACACTACTTGAATGCAATACGATTGACCTAACTGTGAACAGTGCAATTACCCTTGGAATACTAGCATGGATTCGTCCAGACCTCGTTCCACCACACATGGAGTACTCTATGAAGGCTTGGTGCAAGACATTGGCAAC GTTAGCTGATGATGACATTTCGAAAGAAGCTGCATTTAGTGGGTTATGTGAAATG GTTAAAGCGAATCCATCAGTAGGCTGCAGCTCAGTTGCTTACATATGCTTAGCCTTGGCAAGCTGGGAA GAAATAAGAAACGAGGACCTCCAAACTGAATTCACTCGAGTGCTGAACGGCTACAAAAGC ATGCTAGGAAGAAACTCATGGGCTGATTGTGTATCTGGTTTGGATCCTCTTGTTAAAGAGAGGCTTGCGAGGTGGTATCGGATGTGA